A stretch of the Perca flavescens isolate YP-PL-M2 chromosome 10, PFLA_1.0, whole genome shotgun sequence genome encodes the following:
- the LOC114562423 gene encoding soluble guanylate cyclase 88E, with translation MYGLLCESLHDFIKESYGDDVWKLVRERADVRLHSFVTHQVYSESVIPRIAKAASGVTGTPYNELMNSWGVYFLGFVGKYGYDRILKVLGRHVRDFVNGLDNLHEYLRFSYPKVQPPTFFCQEESATGVTLHYRSKRKGYLHYAMGQLRQMGKQFYDTDIHVEVLSEQMVGDYSHVTMRLNFDNSAYRYIMKEDEEEQEILPITSDFFFEVFPFNIVFRQDMVVHNVGSGLATVFPDLDGKKINDAFLLARPLVEFTWNMIISHPNNLFEIMSKEPVKRERNLHNRVQMKILLPGMLSTVQDRCLKLKGQMRYMPEWESIIFLGTPVMESLSAMFRTGLYINDLSMHDSSRDLVLAGTQQSEELKRALIQEQKKSSKLEESMKMLDYEMKKTDDLLYRMIPKPVAKRLRKGEPAVNTCEVFPDVTILFSDVVGFTRICSHITPMQVVSMLNTMYTLFDTLSEKHRVFKVETIGDAYMVVAGAPEKTKYHAHNICDMALDMVRSIDHLKDPSNGNHIQIRVGIHSGMVVAGVVGHKMPRYGLHGDTVHTASAMESNGKEMHIQLSSATYEHLKGSHFIFERRGTITIKGNVEIETYWLKGKRDKDGNAQAACPQFENQTISKANISGTEATGNKEGLVSPLASGRDEDDVKSTRSHRIKMDISGHSLKGSMELCRVEKMSVHKAHYKDALQDGLQDPHLGLDSPESDGRDCIMESPDSSCDSRCSKSATCSVS, from the exons ATGTACGGGCTGCTGTGTGAGAGTCTTCACGACTTCATCAAGGAGTCGTACGGAGATGATGTGTGGAAACTGGTCAGAGAAAGAGCAGATGTCAGGTTGCACTCTTTTGTCACCCACCAG gtgtATAGTGAGAGTGTGATTCCCCGTATTGCAAAGGCAGCCAGTGGAGTGACAGGCACACCTTACAATGAGCTGATGAACTCATGGGGCGTCTACTTCCTCGGCTTTGTTGGGAAGTACGGCTATGACAGGATCCTCAAG GTTCTGGGCCGTCATGTACGTGACTTTGTCAATGGCCTTGATAATCTCCATGAGTACCTGCGCTTCAGCTACCCTAAGGTGCAGCCTCCAACCTTCTTTTGTCAGGAGGAGTCAGCCACTGGAGTCACCCTCCACTACAG GAGTAAGCGCAAAGGCTATCTGCACTACGCCATGGGTCAGCTAAGGCAGATGGGGAAACAGTTCTATGACACCGACATCCATGTGGAGGTGCTGTCTGAGCAGATGGTCGGAGACTACTCTCATGTCACcatgag GCTGAACTTTGACAACTCAGCCTACCGCTACATCATGaaggaggatgaggaagagCAGGAGATTTTGCCCATCACCTCAGACTTCTTCTTTGAGGTCTTCCCCTTCAACATCGTCTTCAGACAG GACATGGTGGTGCATAACGTTGGCTCAGGCCTGGCGACAGTCTTCCCTGATCTGGATGGGAAGAAGATCAATGATGCCTTCTTGCTGGCTCGCCCCCTAGTGGAGTTTACCTGGAACATG ATCATCTCCCACCCCAACAACCTGTTTGAGATCATGTCCAAGGAGCCTGTGAAGAGAGAAAGGAACCTTCACAATCGAGTCCAGA TGAAAATTCTGTTACCCGG GATGCTCTCGACGGTGCAGGA CCGCTGCCTAAAACTAAAAGGACAAATGAGATATATGCCAGAGTGGGAGTCCATCATCTTCCTGGGAACCCCTGT GATGGAGAGTCTGAGTGCTATGTTTAGGACCGGCCTGTACATCAATGACCTAAGCATGCACGACTCCAGCAGAGACCTGGTGCTGGCAGGCACGCAGCAGTCAGAGGAGCTGAAGAGAGCTCTCATACAG GAGCAAAAGAAGTCCAGTAAGCTGGAGGAGAGCATGAAGATGTTGGACTATGAGATGAAGAAGACTGATGACCTCCTGTACAGAATGATTCCCAAGCCAGTAGCTAAAAGGCTGCGCAAAGGAGAGCCGGCTGTGAACACTTGTGAG GTGTTCCCAGATGTGACCATTCTTTTCAGCGATGTTGTGGGATTTACTCGCATTTGCAGCCACATCACTCCAATGCAGGTGGTCTCGATGCTCAacaccatgtacacactgtttgACACGCTCAGCGAGAAGCACCGCGTCTTCAAg GTTGAGACTATTGGAGATGCCTACATGGTGGTAGCTGGGGCTCCAGAGAAGACAAAGTATCACGCTCACAACATCTGTGACATGGCCCTGGACATGGTGCGCTCAATAGATCACCTGAAAGACCCCTCTAATGGCAACCACATACAGATTCGTGTTG GGATCCACTCTGGGATGGTGGTGGCAGGTGTGGTGGGACATAAGATGCCACGTTACGGTCTGCACGGTGACACAGTCCACACCGCGTCTGCCATGGAGAGCAATGGAAAG GAGATGCACATTCAGCTCAGCAGCGCCACCTACGAGCACCTGAAAGGGAGTcactttatttttgaaaggaGGGGCACCATTACCATCAAG GGGAATGTTGAAATTGAGACCTACTGGCTGAAAGGAAAGAGGGACAAAGACGGAAACGCTCAGGCGGCGTGTCCTCAGTTTGAGAACCAGACCATCAGTAAGGCCAACATCTCAGGCACTGAGGCCACAGGAAATAAGGAGGGACTG GTTTCCCCACTAGCGTCAGGGCGGGATGAGGATGATGTCAAGTCTACTCGCTCTCATCGTATCAAGATGGACATTTCAGGCCATTCTCTAAAGGGGTCGATGGAGTTGTGCCGTGTGGAGAAGATGTCTGTTCATAAG GCCCACTATAAGGATGCTTTGCAGGACGGCCTCCAGGACCCTCACCTGGGACTGGACTCACCTGAGTCTGACGGCAGAGACTGCATCATGGAGTCTCCTGACAGCTCCTGTGACTCCCGCTGCTCCAAGAGTGCCACATGCTCCGTGTCATGA